From Butyricimonas paravirosa, one genomic window encodes:
- a CDS encoding ABC transporter ATP-binding protein, translating into MKQATIQLRNLAIGYKGKNDTKVVASDICTAINGGELTCLLGANGVGKSTLLRTLSAFQPKLEGEIDIMNREIGTYSDKELSRTIGVVLTEKCDVRNMTARELIEMGRSPYTGFWGTLHGEDREIVERSIALVKIENLADRMVHTLSDGERQKVMIAKALAQQTPVIFLDEPTAFLDFPSKVEIMQLLHQLTRETGKTIFLSTHDLELALQIADKIWLMDRQHGITIGTPEDLALEGHLSGFFARKGIVFDMETGLFRVENQYSSQVRLVGHGHKYAMVRKALQRNGILANRNVESSVWVETGDLTTSGFRICREGENVIEVGTIEELLEQLKMEN; encoded by the coding sequence ATGAAACAGGCAACCATTCAATTAAGGAATCTGGCGATCGGGTACAAGGGAAAGAACGACACGAAGGTGGTGGCGAGCGATATTTGCACGGCGATTAATGGCGGGGAGCTAACCTGTTTGTTAGGGGCGAACGGGGTGGGAAAATCCACTTTATTGCGCACGTTATCCGCTTTTCAGCCCAAGTTGGAAGGGGAGATTGACATTATGAATCGGGAAATTGGCACGTATTCAGACAAAGAGTTGTCCCGTACGATTGGTGTGGTTCTGACGGAAAAATGCGATGTCCGGAACATGACGGCCCGGGAATTAATCGAGATGGGGCGCAGTCCCTACACGGGTTTCTGGGGTACGTTGCACGGGGAGGATCGGGAGATTGTCGAACGATCAATCGCTCTCGTGAAGATCGAAAATCTGGCGGATCGTATGGTTCACACGTTAAGTGATGGCGAACGACAAAAAGTGATGATCGCCAAAGCGTTGGCACAGCAAACGCCCGTGATTTTCCTTGACGAGCCGACGGCATTCCTTGATTTTCCAAGTAAGGTGGAAATCATGCAGTTACTTCACCAGTTGACCCGGGAGACCGGAAAGACAATATTCCTTTCGACCCATGATTTGGAATTAGCCTTGCAGATTGCCGATAAGATCTGGCTCATGGATCGCCAGCATGGCATCACGATCGGCACGCCGGAGGATTTGGCTCTCGAAGGACATTTGAGCGGTTTCTTCGCTCGCAAAGGAATTGTTTTCGACATGGAAACCGGGTTGTTCCGCGTGGAAAATCAGTATTCATCCCAGGTACGGCTGGTGGGACACGGACATAAATACGCTATGGTGCGTAAGGCGTTACAGCGTAACGGTATCTTGGCTAACCGGAACGTGGAATCGAGCGTGTGGGTAGAAACGGGAGATTTAACAACTTCCGGTTTCCGGATCTGCCGGGAAGGGGAAAACGTGATTGAAGTGGGGACAATCGAGGAACTACTGGAACAATTGAAAATGGAGAATTGA
- a CDS encoding iron ABC transporter permease, translating to MKRGKYTILVFAITISILVFLLLNLLLGSVAIPFRSVWNILTGGEGDPVAWQNIILKSRLPQALTALVAGAGLSISGLQMQTIFRNPLAGPSVLGISSGASLGVAFVVLLSGQLGGVALSRLGFIGEVALSIAAIVGALSVMGLIVLASRKVAGSVTLLIIGVMIGYIANAVIGVLKFFSVEEDIKAYVIWGLGSFARVSGNQMMLFVTIMAVIIPLSFLLIKPLNLLMLGDGYARNLGLNINRARVWVITCAGVLTAIVTAYCGPIIFLGLAVPHLCRAIFQTSDHRVLMPASMLVGASLALLCNLIARLPGFEGALPVNSVTALVGAPVVASVLFRKRKRRDAVEF from the coding sequence ATGAAGAGAGGTAAGTACACGATACTCGTTTTCGCGATCACGATTTCCATTCTCGTGTTCTTGTTGTTAAACTTGTTGCTGGGTTCAGTGGCCATCCCGTTTCGTTCGGTTTGGAATATCTTGACGGGAGGCGAGGGGGATCCGGTGGCATGGCAGAATATTATATTGAAATCCCGTCTTCCCCAAGCGTTGACCGCTTTGGTGGCGGGTGCGGGACTTTCGATAAGCGGTTTGCAGATGCAGACGATTTTCCGCAACCCGCTGGCGGGGCCGTCCGTGTTGGGTATCAGCTCGGGGGCAAGTCTCGGCGTGGCCTTCGTGGTGTTGCTTTCCGGTCAACTGGGTGGGGTGGCATTAAGTCGTCTCGGTTTTATCGGGGAGGTTGCCCTGTCGATTGCGGCTATCGTGGGAGCCTTGTCGGTGATGGGGCTGATCGTGCTGGCATCCCGGAAAGTGGCGGGGAGCGTGACGTTGTTGATTATCGGGGTTATGATCGGGTATATCGCTAACGCGGTGATCGGGGTGTTGAAGTTTTTTAGCGTGGAAGAGGATATTAAGGCTTACGTGATCTGGGGATTGGGGAGCTTTGCCCGGGTTTCGGGTAACCAGATGATGTTGTTCGTGACGATCATGGCCGTGATTATCCCGTTATCGTTTTTGCTGATCAAGCCGTTGAATTTGCTGATGTTGGGTGATGGTTATGCCCGTAATCTGGGGTTGAATATCAACCGGGCCCGGGTGTGGGTGATTACCTGTGCCGGGGTGTTGACGGCAATCGTGACGGCGTATTGCGGGCCGATTATTTTCCTTGGGTTGGCGGTACCTCACTTGTGCCGGGCAATTTTCCAGACATCCGATCACCGGGTGCTGATGCCGGCCTCGATGCTCGTCGGGGCATCGCTGGCGTTGCTCTGCAACTTGATTGCCCGCTTGCCGGGATTCGAGGGTGCGCTACCCGTGAATTCGGTGACGGCATTGGTGGGGGCGCCCGTGGTAGCGTCGGTGTTGTTTAGGAAGAGGAAAAGGCGGGATGCGGTGGAGTTTTAG
- the cbiD gene encoding cobalt-precorrin-5B (C(1))-methyltransferase CbiD, protein MILIFGGTTEGRTAVKVLDEAGSLYYYSTRGNAQQIECKHGTRVAGGMDHDAMMEFCSTHDIRLIIDAAHPFASLLHTTVAAVSEQQDLPVIRLERRYPPRDESLVWCDTFDDAIDYLESHEIRDLLALSGVQTITKLQRYWEKHPCHFRVLDRDDSREIARRAGFPAENLLFWQEGQDELTLFRQLRPGAILTKESGESGYYEEKITAARQLGIPVIVIRRPPLPDSFYVVNGEHGLRYRVERLLPGFYPLRSGFTTGSCATAATRAALEGLLSRIPQHSATITLPDGETVTLPVSSCVLTKDSCTCGVTKDAGDDPDVTNGYTIFSTVSLADIPGVRFLPGEGVGTVTLPGIGIPVGDPAINPTPRRMITGEIERLLHTHGTLSGVSVRISVPGGSELAQKTFNPKLGITGGISIIGTSGIVRPFSSEAFVNSIRKEIQVARALGCTELVINSGAKSENYLRSRFPHLPPQAFVHYGNYIGDTLRLAEEEGIAHLTMGIMIGKAVKLAEGHLDTHSRNVIMNRDFIATLARESHCSPESVARISGITLARELWELFADTPAFFALLVDRCLAVCRPLLPHTSLDIMLVPEHSQR, encoded by the coding sequence ATGATTCTCATTTTCGGAGGGACAACAGAAGGAAGAACAGCGGTAAAAGTACTCGATGAGGCAGGTAGTCTCTACTACTACTCCACCCGTGGCAATGCCCAGCAAATCGAATGTAAACATGGGACCCGGGTAGCGGGAGGCATGGATCATGACGCCATGATGGAATTTTGCTCGACACACGACATACGCCTCATCATCGACGCCGCCCATCCCTTTGCCTCTTTGCTCCACACCACCGTGGCTGCCGTTTCCGAACAACAGGATCTGCCCGTCATACGCCTCGAACGTCGTTACCCGCCACGAGACGAATCGCTCGTGTGGTGTGACACCTTCGATGACGCCATTGATTACCTCGAATCTCACGAAATACGTGATCTGTTGGCCCTTTCCGGGGTCCAGACCATAACCAAATTACAACGTTACTGGGAAAAACATCCCTGCCATTTCCGTGTACTCGACCGGGACGACTCCCGGGAGATCGCCCGCCGGGCCGGATTTCCCGCAGAAAACCTCCTTTTCTGGCAAGAGGGACAGGACGAACTAACCCTGTTCCGCCAGCTACGTCCCGGGGCTATCCTTACCAAAGAAAGCGGTGAATCCGGGTACTACGAGGAAAAAATCACCGCAGCCCGGCAACTGGGCATCCCGGTCATCGTCATTCGCCGTCCGCCGCTCCCCGACAGTTTCTACGTCGTGAACGGTGAACACGGCTTGCGCTACCGCGTGGAACGCCTCCTTCCCGGTTTTTACCCTCTCCGTAGCGGGTTCACCACCGGATCGTGCGCCACGGCAGCCACCCGTGCTGCCCTCGAAGGCCTTCTTTCACGAATTCCGCAACACTCCGCCACGATTACTCTTCCCGATGGAGAAACGGTAACCCTCCCCGTCAGTTCGTGCGTTCTCACCAAAGATAGTTGCACCTGCGGGGTTACCAAGGATGCCGGAGACGACCCGGATGTCACGAACGGCTACACCATTTTTTCCACCGTCTCTCTCGCAGACATTCCCGGAGTGCGATTCCTGCCCGGCGAAGGTGTCGGTACGGTCACCCTTCCCGGCATCGGCATACCCGTTGGCGATCCCGCCATCAACCCGACACCCCGCCGCATGATCACCGGTGAGATCGAACGGTTGCTCCACACTCATGGTACGTTGTCCGGCGTGTCCGTCCGCATCTCCGTACCCGGAGGTAGCGAACTCGCTCAAAAAACCTTCAATCCCAAACTCGGTATTACCGGGGGAATCTCTATTATCGGTACTTCCGGCATCGTCCGTCCCTTCTCCTCCGAGGCTTTTGTCAACTCCATACGCAAAGAGATACAAGTTGCCCGGGCCCTTGGATGCACGGAACTCGTTATCAACTCCGGAGCCAAGAGCGAAAATTACCTCCGCTCCCGCTTTCCCCACCTCCCTCCGCAAGCCTTCGTACATTACGGCAACTATATCGGAGACACCCTCCGTCTTGCCGAAGAGGAAGGTATCGCCCACCTCACGATGGGCATCATGATCGGTAAAGCCGTCAAGCTCGCCGAGGGACATCTGGACACGCATAGCCGCAACGTCATCATGAACCGGGACTTCATCGCCACCCTCGCCCGTGAAAGCCACTGCTCCCCGGAAAGCGTTGCCCGCATCTCCGGAATAACCCTTGCCCGTGAACTTTGGGAACTTTTTGCCGACACCCCGGCCTTTTTCGCCCTGCTTGTTGATCGCTGTCTCGCCGTCTGCCGTCCACTACTTCCACACACTAGTCTAGATATTATGCTAGTTCCCGAACATAGCCAACGATAG
- a CDS encoding ABC transporter substrate-binding protein: MNVVRFFYLLCFCSVLFCCKSTSRKQSSGEQTVKGKVDTVSRIHIKYAKGFWLEEREGYVVLNIKDPQESSHTHYQYALVPRGSTVQTPKDLPVVALPVRSAICMTSLQLSNFIKLGAMDRVVGITSTRFLFNKDMQRQVDEGLTRRIGIEGNFDNEVIMSINPDLMLISPFKRGGYDAVKDIGIPLVPHLGYKEMTPLGQAEWIKFVGLLLGMEDVANREFDRIEQRYNSLKAMVGEVKRRPVVFSGELRGGVWYAVGGKSFLAQLFHDAGADYFLKDDPRSGGVTLDFETVYNQAESADYWRIANSFAGEYCYDALKAQDERYADFKAFKEKHVVYCNMREKPFYESMPAEPEVVLADMIRVFHPEILPDHEPVYYDILKK, encoded by the coding sequence ATGAATGTAGTGCGTTTTTTTTATCTTTTATGCTTTTGTAGTGTTCTCTTTTGTTGCAAGTCGACTTCACGCAAACAGTCGTCGGGAGAACAGACCGTGAAAGGGAAGGTCGATACGGTTTCCCGGATTCATATTAAGTATGCTAAAGGTTTTTGGTTGGAGGAACGTGAGGGGTACGTGGTACTGAACATCAAGGACCCGCAGGAGAGTAGTCATACTCATTACCAGTACGCTTTGGTTCCGCGTGGATCGACGGTGCAGACCCCGAAAGATTTACCGGTGGTGGCGTTGCCCGTGCGGAGTGCCATTTGCATGACCTCGTTGCAGCTCTCCAATTTCATCAAGTTGGGGGCGATGGATCGGGTGGTGGGAATCACGAGTACTCGTTTCCTGTTTAACAAGGATATGCAACGGCAGGTGGACGAGGGGCTAACCCGTCGTATCGGCATTGAGGGAAATTTCGATAACGAGGTGATCATGAGTATTAATCCCGACCTGATGTTGATTTCCCCGTTCAAGCGCGGGGGATATGATGCCGTGAAAGATATTGGAATCCCGCTGGTGCCTCATCTCGGTTACAAGGAGATGACGCCTCTCGGTCAGGCCGAGTGGATCAAGTTTGTCGGTCTGTTACTGGGCATGGAGGATGTGGCAAACCGGGAGTTCGACCGTATCGAGCAACGTTATAATTCTTTGAAGGCGATGGTGGGGGAGGTGAAAAGGCGTCCGGTGGTATTTAGCGGGGAGTTACGTGGGGGTGTTTGGTATGCCGTGGGAGGAAAGAGCTTTTTGGCGCAATTGTTCCATGATGCGGGGGCGGATTATTTCTTGAAGGATGATCCCCGTTCCGGTGGTGTGACGCTTGATTTCGAGACCGTGTACAATCAGGCAGAGAGTGCCGATTACTGGCGGATAGCGAATAGCTTTGCCGGGGAGTATTGTTATGATGCCCTGAAAGCGCAGGATGAGCGTTACGCGGACTTCAAGGCGTTCAAGGAGAAACACGTGGTCTATTGTAATATGCGGGAAAAACCGTTCTACGAGAGTATGCCTGCCGAGCCCGAAGTCGTGCTGGCGGATATGATACGGGTGTTCCACCCGGAAATCCTTCCCGATCATGAACCGGTGTATTATGATATTTTAAAAAAGTGA
- the cobI gene encoding precorrin-2 C(20)-methyltransferase, whose amino-acid sequence MKGKIVGVSLGPGEPELITLKALKALQGADIIYCPGTQTKSRSRDILQALPVNMERVRLFHVPMSKDRTFANQAYDALCTEIASLVATGKNVAITAEGDSGFYSSVNYMFDKLASMNLPVTTVAGVPAFIAAGAISGLHIVKQEEKLVVLPGTTTAEELDALLSNGHVVVIMKLSQCTEEIHRFMQKSPCHEYHYYENVGTSDELHTTAYNDITRKDFPYFSLMIIRPCKQLA is encoded by the coding sequence ATGAAAGGAAAAATCGTGGGAGTATCGTTGGGACCGGGAGAACCGGAATTGATCACGTTGAAGGCATTAAAAGCCTTACAGGGGGCGGACATTATCTATTGTCCCGGCACACAGACCAAATCCCGTTCCCGGGACATCCTGCAAGCCCTGCCCGTGAACATGGAACGAGTACGACTTTTCCACGTACCCATGTCCAAGGATCGCACGTTTGCCAATCAAGCCTATGATGCCCTTTGTACGGAAATAGCATCCCTTGTCGCCACGGGTAAAAACGTTGCCATCACGGCGGAAGGGGATTCCGGTTTCTACTCTTCCGTGAATTATATGTTCGACAAACTCGCTTCTATGAACCTTCCCGTGACCACCGTGGCCGGTGTCCCTGCTTTTATTGCGGCAGGAGCCATCTCGGGCCTTCACATCGTGAAACAAGAAGAAAAACTCGTCGTTCTACCGGGAACAACCACCGCCGAAGAACTGGACGCCCTTCTTTCCAACGGTCATGTCGTGGTGATCATGAAACTCTCGCAATGCACGGAAGAAATACACCGTTTCATGCAAAAAAGTCCCTGCCACGAGTACCACTATTACGAAAATGTAGGCACGTCAGACGAGCTACACACGACTGCTTACAACGACATCACACGTAAAGACTTCCCCTATTTCTCGTTAATGATTATTCGTCCTTGCAAACAATTGGCATAG